Proteins encoded within one genomic window of Effusibacillus lacus:
- the hpf gene encoding ribosome hibernation-promoting factor, HPF/YfiA family produces MKIQLRGDHLNITEALRDYVDKKIGRLVKYFDTPPVQSVQVTLSVVRDSHNVEVTMPINGILIRAEERSSDMYASIDLVAEKLERQIRKHKTKLNRRFREEGIRTLFVENGAPAPVAVEEAEEGRIVRVKKFAFKPMTPEEAVMQMDLLGHDFYVFANAETEEVNVVYKRHDGNYGLIEPEF; encoded by the coding sequence ATGAAAATCCAATTGCGTGGGGATCATCTCAACATCACCGAAGCTTTGCGCGACTATGTGGACAAAAAGATTGGACGACTGGTTAAGTACTTCGATACACCTCCCGTACAAAGCGTGCAAGTGACCCTGTCAGTTGTGCGTGATTCGCATAATGTGGAAGTGACCATGCCGATTAATGGCATTCTTATTCGGGCGGAGGAGCGTTCCTCCGACATGTACGCTTCCATCGACCTGGTTGCCGAGAAGCTTGAACGGCAAATCCGCAAGCATAAAACCAAGTTAAACCGCCGTTTCCGTGAAGAAGGAATCCGCACCCTGTTCGTTGAGAACGGAGCGCCTGCCCCCGTGGCTGTAGAAGAGGCGGAAGAAGGCCGGATTGTGAGGGTGAAGAAGTTTGCCTTCAAACCGATGACTCCGGAGGAAGCCGTGATGCAGATGGATCTTCTGGGCCATGACTTCTATGTATTCGCCAATGCGGAAACCGAAGAAGTGAACGTGGTCTACAAACGGCATGACGGAAACTACGGGTTGATTGAACCTGAGTTCTAA
- a CDS encoding amino acid ABC transporter ATP-binding protein, with amino-acid sequence MIKVTDLHKYFGKNEVLKGVTCEIKEREVVCVIGPSGSGKSTFLRCLNALEEITSGDVIVNGHNITDRKTNINHVREEVGMVFQRFNLFPHMTVLQNIMLAPMKVRKVSMEEAEKRARQLLAKVGLSEKADAYPNSLSGGQQQRVAIARALAMQPKIMLFDEPTSALDPEMVGEVLDVMKSLAQEGMTMVVVTHEMGFAREVGDRVFFMDQGIIMEAGTPQQIFANPQNDRTREFLSKVL; translated from the coding sequence GTGATTAAGGTTACCGATTTGCATAAGTATTTTGGCAAGAATGAAGTCCTGAAAGGCGTCACCTGTGAAATCAAGGAGCGGGAAGTGGTTTGCGTCATCGGACCCTCCGGATCCGGGAAAAGTACCTTTCTCCGCTGTTTGAACGCCCTGGAAGAGATCACTTCGGGTGACGTTATCGTAAACGGCCACAACATCACTGACCGCAAGACCAACATCAATCACGTACGGGAAGAAGTAGGGATGGTGTTCCAGCGTTTCAATCTGTTCCCCCACATGACCGTACTGCAAAATATCATGCTGGCGCCGATGAAGGTCCGCAAGGTATCTATGGAGGAAGCGGAGAAAAGGGCCCGTCAGCTATTGGCGAAGGTAGGCTTGTCGGAGAAGGCGGATGCTTACCCGAACTCTCTGTCAGGCGGTCAGCAGCAGCGTGTGGCGATTGCGCGCGCCCTGGCCATGCAGCCGAAGATCATGCTGTTTGACGAGCCTACATCCGCGCTCGACCCGGAAATGGTCGGCGAAGTGTTGGATGTCATGAAATCCCTGGCTCAAGAAGGAATGACCATGGTGGTTGTGACGCATGAGATGGGCTTTGCCCGTGAAGTGGGCGACCGGGTGTTTTTCATGGATCAGGGAATCATCATGGAAGCGGGCACGCCGCAGCAAATTTTTGCCAACCCGCAAAATGACCGTACGCGTGAGTTTCTCAGCAAAGTCCTATAA
- a CDS encoding amino acid ABC transporter permease yields MNVRWDIIVEYMPMYLDGAKMTLQVTVIAVLLGTLLGLFAGIGRLAEAKHGLTKYLLMIFVRWPAVLYITFFRGTPLFVQILIVHFGLMPILIHPADGLLISGDLARQIKLSEEGIFSGVFISGVVALTLNSGAYIAEIFRAGIQSIDRGQTEAARSLGLTYGQTMRYVIVPQAFRRMLPPLGNEAIMLLKDSSLVSAIGLAELAYMARSAFGTTTRVWEPYLTISLMYLVMTLGLSILVEWLERRYGKGD; encoded by the coding sequence ATGAATGTTCGTTGGGATATCATCGTTGAATATATGCCCATGTATTTGGACGGGGCGAAGATGACACTCCAAGTTACCGTCATCGCCGTATTATTGGGGACCCTGCTTGGACTGTTTGCGGGGATAGGGCGCTTGGCGGAAGCCAAACACGGTTTGACGAAGTATTTGTTGATGATTTTTGTGCGCTGGCCGGCGGTTCTTTACATTACGTTCTTTCGGGGAACCCCCTTGTTCGTTCAGATCCTGATCGTCCACTTTGGGCTTATGCCGATTTTGATCCATCCTGCTGACGGATTGTTGATCTCCGGAGACCTTGCCCGGCAAATCAAACTTTCGGAAGAGGGCATCTTCTCAGGTGTGTTTATCTCCGGTGTCGTGGCGCTGACGCTTAACTCCGGTGCCTATATCGCGGAAATCTTCCGGGCGGGCATTCAATCGATCGATCGCGGGCAGACGGAAGCGGCCCGTTCCCTTGGGTTGACTTACGGGCAAACGATGCGTTATGTAATTGTTCCCCAGGCGTTTCGCCGCATGTTGCCGCCGCTAGGCAATGAAGCCATCATGCTGCTGAAAGACTCCTCGCTGGTTTCCGCCATCGGTCTGGCAGAATTGGCCTATATGGCCCGTTCTGCCTTCGGAACGACAACCCGTGTGTGGGAGCCTTACTTGACGATTTCCTTGATGTATCTGGTGATGACCCTCGGGTTGTCGATCCTTGTGGAATGGCTGGAAAGGAGGTACGGCAAGGGTGATTAA